In Malus sylvestris chromosome 16, drMalSylv7.2, whole genome shotgun sequence, the following are encoded in one genomic region:
- the LOC126608731 gene encoding uncharacterized protein LOC126608731 isoform X3, with translation MSSGSSSSPSGFQFPNSNAPFGDTTYTKVFVGGLAWETHSDAMGRYFDQFGQILEAVVITDKNTGRSKGYGFVTFRESEAAARACADPTPIIDGRRANCNLASLRRPRPPMPYGRPRPASPYIGDMQATRGAYTGGYGYQQPLSYNYQQGLVYPPYGYATYGPEYAYSQGVYSPYAGQQYLQIYGLPGTATTSPYPYEQLGQTIPGDQGYPTVHGYAMPAQQIIQFGAPSVNEVTTSTVPPVQAAYQTGMAVRVAARPHFILSAHSPQYMQGSGSEQRAG, from the exons ATG AGTTCTGGGTCGAGTTCCAGTCCGTCTGGATTCCAATTCCCCAATTCCAATGCCCCTTTTGGTGACACCACCTACACCAAGGTCTTTGTTGGGGGCCTCGCCTGGGAGACGCACAGCGATGCCATGGGCCGCTATTTCGACCAGTTCGGCCAGATTCTCGAGGCCGTCGTTATTACTGATAAGAACACCGGCCGATCCAAAGGCTATGGCTTT GTGACTTTCCGCGAATCAGAGGCTGCTGCTCGGGCCTGTGCTGATCCAACTCCGATTATCGATGGCAGGCGCGCCAATTGTAATTTGGCTTCACTCCGGCGGCCCAGGCCACCTATGCCTTATG GACGTCCAAGACCAGCTTCTCCATACATTGGAGACATGCAAGCTACCCGTGGGGCTTACACCGGAGGATATGGCTACCAGCAGCCTCTTTCTTACAACTATCAACAAGGATTAGTTTATCCTCCCTATGG GTATGCAACATATGGACCTGAGTACGCTTATTCACAG GGTGTTTACAGCCCCTATGCGGGTCAGCAATATCTTCAAATATATGGACTTCCAGGGACGGCTACtacttctccttatccttatgAACAACTGGGTCAAACCATTCCTGGTGATCAGGGTTATCCAACAGTTCATGGATATGCAATGCCTGCTCAGCAGATAATCCAGTTTGGTGCACCCAGTGTTAATGAAGTAACAACTTCCACGGTCCCTCCAGTTCAAGCAGCATATCAAACGG GCATGGCAGTGAGAGTTGCGGCACGACCACATTTTATATTATCTGCTCATTCTCCCCAATATATGCAGGGTAGTGGTTCTGAGCAAAGAGCTGGGTGA
- the LOC126608731 gene encoding uncharacterized protein LOC126608731 isoform X2, with protein MVYAFPPHLKLGFFFLFTIFLLITTTISAFNLINCDSLMAYQSSGSSSSPSGFQFPNSNAPFGDTTYTKVFVGGLAWETHSDAMGRYFDQFGQILEAVVITDKNTGRSKGYGFVTFRESEAAARACADPTPIIDGRRANCNLASLRRPRPPMPYGRPRPASPYIGDMQATRGAYTGGYGYQQPLSYNYQQGLVYPPYGYATYGPEYAYSQGVYSPYAGQQYLQIYGLPGTATTSPYPYEQLGQTIPGDQGYPTVHGYAMPAQQIIQFGAPSVNEVTTSTVPPVQAAYQTG; from the exons ATGGTATATGCATTTCCACCACATCTCAAGCtagggtttttctttcttttcactaTCTTTCTACTTATTACTACTACCATTtctgcattcaatttaattaattgtGACTCATTGATGGCCTATCAGAGTTCTGGGTCGAGTTCCAGTCCGTCTGGATTCCAATTCCCCAATTCCAATGCCCCTTTTGGTGACACCACCTACACCAAGGTCTTTGTTGGGGGCCTCGCCTGGGAGACGCACAGCGATGCCATGGGCCGCTATTTCGACCAGTTCGGCCAGATTCTCGAGGCCGTCGTTATTACTGATAAGAACACCGGCCGATCCAAAGGCTATGGCTTT GTGACTTTCCGCGAATCAGAGGCTGCTGCTCGGGCCTGTGCTGATCCAACTCCGATTATCGATGGCAGGCGCGCCAATTGTAATTTGGCTTCACTCCGGCGGCCCAGGCCACCTATGCCTTATG GACGTCCAAGACCAGCTTCTCCATACATTGGAGACATGCAAGCTACCCGTGGGGCTTACACCGGAGGATATGGCTACCAGCAGCCTCTTTCTTACAACTATCAACAAGGATTAGTTTATCCTCCCTATGG GTATGCAACATATGGACCTGAGTACGCTTATTCACAG GGTGTTTACAGCCCCTATGCGGGTCAGCAATATCTTCAAATATATGGACTTCCAGGGACGGCTACtacttctccttatccttatgAACAACTGGGTCAAACCATTCCTGGTGATCAGGGTTATCCAACAGTTCATGGATATGCAATGCCTGCTCAGCAGATAATCCAGTTTGGTGCACCCAGTGTTAATGAAGTAACAACTTCCACGGTCCCTCCAGTTCAAGCAGCATATCAAACGG GGTAG
- the LOC126608731 gene encoding uncharacterized protein LOC126608731 isoform X1 yields the protein MVYAFPPHLKLGFFFLFTIFLLITTTISAFNLINCDSLMAYQSSGSSSSPSGFQFPNSNAPFGDTTYTKVFVGGLAWETHSDAMGRYFDQFGQILEAVVITDKNTGRSKGYGFVTFRESEAAARACADPTPIIDGRRANCNLASLRRPRPPMPYGRPRPASPYIGDMQATRGAYTGGYGYQQPLSYNYQQGLVYPPYGYATYGPEYAYSQGVYSPYAGQQYLQIYGLPGTATTSPYPYEQLGQTIPGDQGYPTVHGYAMPAQQIIQFGAPSVNEVTTSTVPPVQAAYQTGMAVRVAARPHFILSAHSPQYMQGSGSEQRAG from the exons ATGGTATATGCATTTCCACCACATCTCAAGCtagggtttttctttcttttcactaTCTTTCTACTTATTACTACTACCATTtctgcattcaatttaattaattgtGACTCATTGATGGCCTATCAGAGTTCTGGGTCGAGTTCCAGTCCGTCTGGATTCCAATTCCCCAATTCCAATGCCCCTTTTGGTGACACCACCTACACCAAGGTCTTTGTTGGGGGCCTCGCCTGGGAGACGCACAGCGATGCCATGGGCCGCTATTTCGACCAGTTCGGCCAGATTCTCGAGGCCGTCGTTATTACTGATAAGAACACCGGCCGATCCAAAGGCTATGGCTTT GTGACTTTCCGCGAATCAGAGGCTGCTGCTCGGGCCTGTGCTGATCCAACTCCGATTATCGATGGCAGGCGCGCCAATTGTAATTTGGCTTCACTCCGGCGGCCCAGGCCACCTATGCCTTATG GACGTCCAAGACCAGCTTCTCCATACATTGGAGACATGCAAGCTACCCGTGGGGCTTACACCGGAGGATATGGCTACCAGCAGCCTCTTTCTTACAACTATCAACAAGGATTAGTTTATCCTCCCTATGG GTATGCAACATATGGACCTGAGTACGCTTATTCACAG GGTGTTTACAGCCCCTATGCGGGTCAGCAATATCTTCAAATATATGGACTTCCAGGGACGGCTACtacttctccttatccttatgAACAACTGGGTCAAACCATTCCTGGTGATCAGGGTTATCCAACAGTTCATGGATATGCAATGCCTGCTCAGCAGATAATCCAGTTTGGTGCACCCAGTGTTAATGAAGTAACAACTTCCACGGTCCCTCCAGTTCAAGCAGCATATCAAACGG GCATGGCAGTGAGAGTTGCGGCACGACCACATTTTATATTATCTGCTCATTCTCCCCAATATATGCAGGGTAGTGGTTCTGAGCAAAGAGCTGGGTGA
- the LOC126608731 gene encoding probable RNA-binding protein ARP1 isoform X4 yields the protein MVYAFPPHLKLGFFFLFTIFLLITTTISAFNLINCDSLMAYQSSGSSSSPSGFQFPNSNAPFGDTTYTKVFVGGLAWETHSDAMGRYFDQFGQILEAVVITDKNTGRSKGYGFVTFRESEAAARACADPTPIIDGRRANCNLASLRRPRPPMPYGRPRPASPYIGDMQATRGAYTGGYGYQQPLSYNYQQGLVYPPYGYATYGPEYAYSQPLCGSAISSNIWTSRDGYYFSLSL from the exons ATGGTATATGCATTTCCACCACATCTCAAGCtagggtttttctttcttttcactaTCTTTCTACTTATTACTACTACCATTtctgcattcaatttaattaattgtGACTCATTGATGGCCTATCAGAGTTCTGGGTCGAGTTCCAGTCCGTCTGGATTCCAATTCCCCAATTCCAATGCCCCTTTTGGTGACACCACCTACACCAAGGTCTTTGTTGGGGGCCTCGCCTGGGAGACGCACAGCGATGCCATGGGCCGCTATTTCGACCAGTTCGGCCAGATTCTCGAGGCCGTCGTTATTACTGATAAGAACACCGGCCGATCCAAAGGCTATGGCTTT GTGACTTTCCGCGAATCAGAGGCTGCTGCTCGGGCCTGTGCTGATCCAACTCCGATTATCGATGGCAGGCGCGCCAATTGTAATTTGGCTTCACTCCGGCGGCCCAGGCCACCTATGCCTTATG GACGTCCAAGACCAGCTTCTCCATACATTGGAGACATGCAAGCTACCCGTGGGGCTTACACCGGAGGATATGGCTACCAGCAGCCTCTTTCTTACAACTATCAACAAGGATTAGTTTATCCTCCCTATGG GTATGCAACATATGGACCTGAGTACGCTTATTCACAG CCCCTATGCGGGTCAGCAATATCTTCAAATATATGGACTTCCAGGGACGGCTACtacttctccttatccttatgA